A DNA window from Mucilaginibacter xinganensis contains the following coding sequences:
- a CDS encoding porin family protein, with the protein MQKIFTTLLVVLGIYTTASAQTTGTNEFGVNIGYNAATVTTSQYTNSAYRSGFNVGVSMDHYFSDRWSIKIKAVYDQKGWNDGYIDFGGSNGAVTTDYKLDYITIPVMANWHFGRTRNWYLNFGPYLGILLNAKESATNTDLKDAFNKADAGLDVGIGIKFPIAEKAKFFIELNGQGGVTDLVKDNTGSALRSSVSNINIGINF; encoded by the coding sequence ATGCAAAAAATCTTCACTACACTTTTGGTTGTATTGGGTATCTACACAACCGCATCTGCACAAACAACCGGCACTAACGAATTTGGTGTAAACATTGGCTATAATGCGGCCACCGTTACCACCAGCCAGTACACTAACTCGGCTTACCGCAGTGGGTTCAATGTCGGCGTTTCTATGGATCATTATTTTTCTGACCGGTGGAGCATCAAAATCAAAGCTGTTTATGATCAGAAAGGCTGGAACGACGGCTATATAGACTTTGGCGGGAGCAATGGCGCCGTAACCACCGATTACAAATTAGATTACATCACCATCCCCGTAATGGCAAACTGGCATTTTGGGAGAACAAGAAACTGGTATTTAAACTTTGGCCCTTACCTTGGCATCTTGCTGAATGCAAAGGAATCAGCAACAAACACTGATTTAAAAGATGCTTTTAATAAAGCTGACGCAGGCCTGGACGTTGGTATTGGCATTAAATTCCCGATTGCTGAAAAAGCCAAATTCTTTATTGAGCTTAACGGACAAGGCGGAGTAACAGACCTGGTAAAAGACAACACCGGTTCGGCGCTGAGAAGCAGTGTATCAAACATCAATATCGGGATTAACTTTTAA
- a CDS encoding GNAT family N-acetyltransferase, with translation MPVTTRLATLADISQLNELIALSVRGLSRGYYTPTQIESAIKYIFGVDTQLIIDGTYYIAEAENVIVGCGGWSKRNTLYGGDQHKEIEDPLLDPEYDAARIRAFFVHPDYARQGIGRQIINVCEAAAVSAGFSSFELGATLPGVPLYKVMGYTAVERIDAPLPDGEVLEIVKMKKG, from the coding sequence ATGCCAGTAACTACCCGTCTCGCCACGTTAGCGGACATCTCACAACTCAATGAATTGATAGCCCTTTCCGTTCGCGGATTGAGTAGGGGATACTATACCCCAACGCAAATTGAAAGCGCTATTAAATATATATTTGGTGTAGATACACAGCTGATAATTGATGGCACTTATTACATTGCCGAAGCAGAGAACGTAATAGTTGGCTGCGGCGGATGGAGCAAACGCAACACTCTTTATGGCGGCGATCAGCATAAAGAAATTGAAGATCCATTGTTAGATCCTGAATATGATGCCGCGCGGATCAGGGCCTTTTTCGTACACCCGGATTATGCCAGGCAGGGGATAGGCAGGCAGATTATTAACGTTTGTGAGGCCGCAGCAGTAAGTGCCGGTTTTAGCAGTTTTGAACTTGGCGCTACTTTGCCGGGTGTTCCGTTATATAAGGTTATGGGTTATACGGCTGTTGAAAGGATTGATGCCCCTTTGCCGGATGGCGAGGTGCTGGAGATTGTAAAAATGAAGAAAGGCTAA
- a CDS encoding VOC family protein — MPATAFNVDDINMEYERLSSLGVAFSMEPTQMEPVTLAVFDDTCGNNLQIYQL, encoded by the coding sequence ATGCCTGCTACGGCTTTTAATGTGGACGATATTAATATGGAATATGAAAGGCTTAGCAGTTTAGGGGTTGCATTCAGTATGGAGCCAACTCAAATGGAGCCTGTAACACTTGCTGTATTTGATGACACCTGCGGAAATAATTTGCAGATTTACCAGCTGTAA
- a CDS encoding Abi-alpha family protein yields the protein MADIEKILDNLNIPKQIIDKSEQLLKALFGQSFDEMGGIIADQVKLRRFKNQIKIFSKAQEILKEHKIDPKKVSLKVLAPLIEMSSYEEEETLQEKWSKLVAHVLSGNSDIIFQQNCISILSKLSSDEAILLEGLFKKLQRRRIERHNTQLKRYHQNEAHYPNSKGNVYPKKPDEYSITSFEFNIASYAKENNISEKELYFKISNLITLGLLKWETDVQVEATKDNDDPDSDIDVEVYVYNDEAFVFTSIGDRFIRLTTNI from the coding sequence ATGGCAGATATTGAAAAAATCCTTGATAATTTAAACATCCCTAAACAGATTATTGATAAGAGTGAACAGCTTTTAAAAGCTTTGTTTGGCCAGTCATTTGATGAAATGGGCGGGATAATAGCTGACCAAGTAAAACTCCGAAGGTTTAAAAATCAAATCAAAATTTTTAGTAAAGCACAGGAGATTTTGAAAGAACATAAAATTGACCCTAAAAAAGTTTCCTTGAAAGTATTAGCCCCTTTAATTGAAATGAGTTCTTATGAAGAAGAGGAAACTTTACAAGAAAAATGGTCAAAGTTGGTTGCACATGTCTTAAGTGGAAATTCAGATATTATATTTCAGCAAAATTGTATCTCAATTTTAAGTAAACTTTCGTCGGACGAGGCAATACTATTAGAAGGGCTTTTTAAGAAATTGCAACGCCGAAGAATTGAAAGACATAATACGCAATTGAAACGATATCATCAAAACGAAGCGCATTATCCAAATAGTAAAGGGAATGTCTATCCTAAAAAGCCTGATGAATATTCGATTACAAGTTTCGAATTCAATATTGCGAGTTATGCGAAAGAAAATAATATCAGCGAGAAAGAATTGTATTTCAAAATTTCAAATCTAATAACATTAGGTTTATTGAAGTGGGAAACCGATGTCCAAGTGGAAGCTACCAAAGATAATGACGATCCTGATAGTGATATCGATGTCGAGGTCTATGTCTATAACGATGAAGCATTTGTTTTTACATCAATTGGCGACAGATTCATAAGATTAACAACTAACATCTGA
- the guaA gene encoding glutamine-hydrolyzing GMP synthase: MQEKILILDFGSQFTQLIARRVRELNIYCEIHPFNHFPEVDSSVKGIILSGSPYSVRQENPPTFDFEKFHGTLPILGVCYGAQYMAHFHGGEVLPSSTREYGRANLQYINAQNPLFRMIQPDSQVWMSHADTIATIGANFEVIASTDTVKVAAYQVTGTQTYGIQFHPEVTHSTDGKQLLHNFLVDICGCKQDWTADSFVETTIAALKEKLGDDKVVLGLSGGVDSSVAAVLLHHAIGKNLHCIFVDNGLLRKDEYQSVLDSYQHMGLNIKGVDAKQRFYDALAGLTDPEKKRKAIGRVFIEVFDDAAHEVQDVKWLGQGTIYPDVIESVSVKGPSATIKSHHNVGGLPDFMKLKVVEPLNTLFKDEVRRVGAALGIDPNILGRHPFPGPGLAIRILGEVTSEKVAILQEADAIYINNLRAGGVYDKVWQAGSIFLPVQSVGVMGDERTYENVICLRAVESLDGMTADWCHLPYDLLAKISNEIINNVKGINRVVYDISSKPPATIEWE; encoded by the coding sequence ATGCAAGAAAAAATCCTCATTCTTGACTTTGGCTCGCAGTTCACCCAACTTATTGCGCGCCGTGTCAGGGAGCTCAACATTTACTGCGAGATCCACCCCTTCAATCATTTTCCAGAAGTTGACAGCAGTGTAAAAGGTATCATCCTTTCAGGCAGCCCTTATTCGGTTCGCCAGGAAAACCCGCCTACTTTTGATTTTGAAAAATTTCATGGCACCCTGCCTATTTTGGGCGTTTGTTATGGGGCGCAGTATATGGCGCATTTTCATGGTGGCGAGGTATTGCCATCAAGCACCCGCGAATACGGACGGGCCAACCTGCAATATATTAATGCACAGAACCCGTTGTTCCGGATGATTCAGCCTGATTCACAGGTTTGGATGTCGCACGCGGACACCATTGCTACCATCGGCGCTAACTTCGAGGTAATTGCCAGTACAGATACCGTAAAGGTTGCAGCTTACCAGGTTACGGGTACACAAACCTACGGCATCCAGTTTCACCCTGAAGTTACCCACAGTACAGACGGCAAACAATTGCTACATAATTTCCTGGTTGATATTTGCGGTTGCAAACAAGACTGGACAGCAGATTCATTTGTAGAAACCACTATAGCGGCCCTTAAAGAAAAGCTGGGCGATGATAAAGTAGTGCTTGGCCTTTCAGGCGGCGTTGATTCATCGGTTGCGGCGGTATTGCTGCACCATGCCATCGGCAAAAACCTGCATTGTATATTTGTTGATAACGGCCTCTTGCGTAAGGATGAATACCAGAGTGTGCTGGACTCCTACCAGCACATGGGTTTAAATATAAAAGGCGTTGATGCCAAACAGCGTTTTTATGATGCGCTGGCAGGATTAACCGATCCGGAGAAAAAGCGTAAAGCTATTGGGCGCGTTTTCATTGAAGTTTTTGATGATGCTGCGCATGAAGTTCAGGACGTAAAATGGCTTGGCCAGGGAACCATTTATCCCGACGTTATTGAGTCGGTTTCGGTAAAAGGGCCTTCTGCTACCATCAAATCGCACCACAACGTTGGCGGTTTGCCTGATTTTATGAAGCTGAAGGTTGTTGAACCACTTAATACCCTGTTTAAGGACGAGGTGAGGCGTGTAGGCGCGGCGTTAGGCATTGATCCGAATATTTTAGGCCGTCACCCTTTTCCGGGTCCGGGACTGGCTATCAGGATCTTAGGTGAGGTTACATCCGAGAAAGTTGCGATTTTACAGGAAGCCGATGCGATTTATATCAACAATTTAAGGGCAGGCGGTGTTTATGATAAAGTTTGGCAGGCGGGCTCCATATTTTTACCGGTACAATCGGTAGGTGTTATGGGCGATGAACGTACTTACGAGAACGTTATTTGCCTCCGCGCTGTGGAATCATTAGACGGAATGACTGCCGATTGGTGTCACCTGCCTTATGACCTGCTGGCAAAGATCAGTAACGAGATCATAAATAATGTAAAGGGTATAAACCGGGTAGTATATGATATCAGTTCAAAACCACCGGCCACTATTGAGTGGGAATAA